A stretch of Hydractinia symbiolongicarpus strain clone_291-10 chromosome 9, HSymV2.1, whole genome shotgun sequence DNA encodes these proteins:
- the LOC130656397 gene encoding deacetylase Oant_2987-like — protein MSQTLIKGAYVIDPAAGVEGVRDILIEKNIIKQVKDNITLLNNEDVQIYDGEGLIACPGLIDAHVHCFKYATQLGIDVDKRCLLKGTTSVIDAGSAGAANFLGLKKFIIEKSKTRVKALLHIANHGLTSAGCASIETGGECDSLNQVNVDQCVSCINTFPDDIIGIKVRLSESVCGDGKNELEAYKRALDVSKLTGKPLMTHHAFSSVPTHANHAENILGCPDSLNMGDIYTHMYHSYINKNREVNASFVAARNRGVLFDVGHGMGGFHWENAEICSKYNFWPDTISTDLHTLSCYDGPAYDLTTVMSKFLHLGMPLVKIIEAVTITPAKIMKMANVIGSLEEGKEADVTLLKISEKSYAMEDCHNNTREIKKRIKAIYVWKAGIKYDCET, from the exons ATGAGTCAAACATTGATCAAAGGAGCTTATGTCATTGATCCAGCTGCAGGTGTTGAGGGCGTGAGGGACATTTTAAttgagaaaaatataattaaacaaGTAAAAGATAATATAACATTATTAAACAATGAGGATGTTCAAATTTATGATGGAGAAGGACTGATCGCATGTCCTGGTTTGATAGATGCCCATGTGCATTGTTTTAAGTATGCGACACAACTTG GAATCGACGTGGACAAGAGGTGTTTACTAAAAGGAACAACAAGTGTCATTGATGCAGGAAGTGCTGGCGCTGCTAACTTTTTAGGactgaaaaaatttattattgaaAAATCCAAAACACGAGTAAAAGCATTACTGCATATCGCAAATCATGGCTTAACTTCTGCTGGCTGTGCTAGCATTGAAACAG GAGGAGAATGTGACTCACTTAACCAAGTTAATGTAGACCAATGTGTCTCTTGCATTAACACATTCCCAGATGATATCATTGGAATAAAAGTAAGACTAAGCGAGAGTGTATGTGGAGATGGAAAAAATGAATTGGAAGCTTATAAACGAGCACTTGATGTGAGTAAGTTGACTGGAAAACCACTTATGACCCATCATGCATTCTCATCAGTACCCACTCATGCGAATCATGCAGAGAATATTTTGGGTTGTCCTGACAGTTTGAATATGGGAGACATCTATACCCATATGTATCATAGCTACATAAACAAGAATAGAGAGGTCAATGCAAGTTTTGTTGCAGCACGGAATCGTGGTGTTCTATTTGATGTTGGACATGGGATGGGTGGGTTTCACTGGGAAAATGCCGAAATATGTTCTAAATATAACTTCTGGCCAGACACAATCAGTACCGACCTTCACACGTTAAGCTGTTATGATGGTCCAGCTTATGATCTTACCACAGTTATGTCTAAATTTTTGCACTTGGGAATGCCATTAGTAAAAATTATTGAAGCAGTTACAATAACACCtgcaaaaataatgaaaatggcGAACGTGATTGGATCGTTAGAAGAAGGTAAAGAGGCAGATGTTACTTTACTAAAGATTAGTGAGAAAAGCTACGCTATGGAAGATTGCCATAATAATACaagggaaataaaaaaaagaataaaagccATTTATGTGTGGAAAGCAGGGATAAAATATGACTGTGAAACATGA